The proteins below come from a single Erysipelothrix piscisicarius genomic window:
- a CDS encoding ArsR family transcriptional regulator, translating to MRDGKEGLKNKKKTGNHFSALHTSKSLTEIERLQLEILKRDIEIARLKKGYQVKGVGVNKEFVTLKDKNSK from the coding sequence ATGCGTGATGGTAAAGAGGGTTTAAAAAACAAGAAAAAGACAGGAAATCATTTTTCTGCGCTTCATACGAGTAAATCATTAACTGAGATCGAACGACTTCAACTCGAAATTCTAAAACGAGATATTGAGATTGCACGATTAAAAAAAGGGTACCAGGTGAAAGGAGTTGGTGTAAACAAGGAGTTCGTTACTTTAAAAGACAAGAATTCTAAATAG
- a CDS encoding integrase core domain-containing protein codes for MLLKDNKKTAPTILHTDQGAVYHSKAFAKAHENYNIIRSMSRAGTPTDNPIIESLNGWIKAEMACDYQYWSVDNFENFIEEYVHYFNFERPAYCLNYKTPIQYKMDKGF; via the coding sequence TTGCTACTTAAGGATAATAAAAAAACAGCTCCCACGATTCTTCACACAGATCAAGGAGCTGTCTACCACTCTAAAGCTTTCGCTAAAGCGCATGAAAATTATAACATAATTAGATCTATGTCGCGAGCTGGAACACCTACAGATAATCCAATTATCGAATCATTAAATGGATGGATTAAAGCAGAAATGGCGTGTGATTATCAATACTGGTCCGTAGATAACTTTGAAAATTTTATCGAAGAATATGTACATTATTTCAATTTTGAAAGACCTGCTTACTGTTTAAATTACAAAACCCCTATCCAATATAAAATGGATAAGGGTTTCTAG
- a CDS encoding YfcC family protein, whose protein sequence is MAKEKKSRKMLSSFSILFIILFVLALVTVLIPDVTSATLSTVMMAPVKGFADAIDVCVFVMILGGFLGLVTKTGALDAGIAALVKKLKGNELVIIPVLMTLFSICGSTYGMLEETVPFYALLTATMVAAGFDAVVGSAVVLLGAGAGVLGSTINPFAVGAALDAIPKDIPVNNGLVMLIGLVLWISALLTSIYFVMSYAKKVKQDKGSTILSLQEQQEIDKHYGHAEGATAVELTGTHKTVLILFGITFLVMILSFIPWGSFGITFFDSWTAWLTGIPFGEWYFQEATTWFLLMGIIIGIVGKLNEKEIVDTFMDGAADMMSVVLVIALARGASVLMTETGLDVYILTNAANALKGVPGIIFAPLAYLLYLVLTFLIPSSSGLATVSMPIMAPLASELGFSPEVMVMIFVAGSGLVNLFTPTCGAIMGGLAIAKVEYSTWIKFSKKIILIIAIVSVIILTGAMLII, encoded by the coding sequence TGCTACATTATCAACAGTCATGATGGCTCCAGTTAAAGGTTTTGCAGATGCGATTGATGTCTGTGTGTTTGTTATGATTCTAGGGGGATTTTTGGGACTTGTAACAAAAACTGGTGCATTGGATGCGGGGATTGCTGCTTTAGTTAAAAAACTTAAAGGTAATGAACTTGTAATTATTCCAGTATTAATGACACTCTTCTCAATCTGTGGCTCTACCTACGGAATGCTTGAAGAAACTGTGCCATTCTATGCACTGCTTACTGCAACCATGGTTGCAGCAGGGTTTGACGCTGTTGTTGGTTCCGCAGTTGTCTTGCTTGGTGCGGGTGCTGGGGTACTTGGATCGACAATTAACCCATTTGCAGTTGGTGCAGCTCTGGATGCCATTCCTAAAGACATTCCAGTAAATAATGGACTTGTTATGTTAATTGGTCTTGTATTATGGATTTCCGCACTCTTAACCTCAATTTACTTTGTAATGAGTTATGCGAAAAAAGTTAAACAAGATAAAGGATCTACCATCCTTTCACTTCAAGAACAACAAGAAATTGATAAACATTATGGACATGCAGAAGGTGCAACCGCTGTTGAATTAACCGGTACACACAAAACAGTTCTTATTTTGTTTGGTATTACATTCTTAGTAATGATTCTTTCCTTTATTCCATGGGGATCCTTTGGAATTACATTCTTTGATAGCTGGACTGCTTGGTTAACAGGAATTCCATTTGGAGAATGGTATTTCCAAGAAGCAACAACATGGTTCCTGCTCATGGGTATCATTATTGGTATTGTTGGTAAACTTAACGAGAAAGAAATCGTCGATACATTCATGGATGGCGCTGCCGATATGATGAGTGTTGTTCTCGTTATTGCATTAGCACGTGGTGCTTCAGTTCTTATGACTGAAACAGGACTAGATGTTTACATCTTAACCAATGCTGCAAACGCACTAAAAGGGGTGCCTGGAATCATCTTTGCACCGCTTGCATACTTACTCTATCTCGTACTAACCTTCCTTATTCCTTCCTCATCAGGACTTGCAACTGTGTCGATGCCAATTATGGCTCCACTTGCATCTGAATTAGGCTTTAGTCCTGAAGTTATGGTAATGATCTTTGTAGCGGGTAGTGGTCTTGTCAACCTCTTTACTCCAACATGTGGAGCTATCATGGGTGGTCTTGCAATCGCCAAAGTTGAATACTCTACATGGATTAAATTCTCGAAGAAAATTATCCTAATAATTGCGATCGTAAGTGTTATTATTCTAACCGGAGCGATGCTTATAATTTAA
- a CDS encoding AraC family transcriptional regulator, producing the protein MDFVTEIQGKNCSRYDKRKLCSFDMEFIDLPTYPIIHQASRFLFIKKGEGTILIDGISYPIRENSLIAILPWEITEIESVARPLQFVRIIYNIDYISQAMKCGANPSNDMIAVTGPLEKNHVIQCTAKEADVILKVLDEIRDEVGVESNLDIPEEQSLSKLYVTNKLIELVIHFQRFANKKECKMKSNQEIELDHRYKIFKYLYSHLSEKLTLSKLSGFFYMSESAISKYIYDVTGLSFTALLNEMRIVKSLDLLIYTGMSLSEIAELTGFADASHLSKVYNERIGTTPNEYRKIYRNIHQVINDKELSLSYQVLNYMYNNYKENLKIQEVADKFNIPLVELNLILLFQVEMNFEDFLNYLRINKSCELLLSTDLAIVDIGIAVGYNNSKTFHRNFVKQKNMTPGIFRKSVTMPSGNVEDPVELIRATIS; encoded by the coding sequence ATGGACTTTGTAACTGAAATACAAGGTAAAAACTGCTCTCGATATGATAAGCGAAAGCTATGCAGTTTTGACATGGAATTTATTGACTTACCAACCTATCCGATCATTCATCAGGCGTCACGCTTTCTCTTTATCAAAAAAGGTGAGGGAACGATTTTGATTGACGGTATAAGTTATCCTATTAGAGAAAATTCTCTTATCGCAATTCTTCCTTGGGAAATTACAGAAATTGAGAGCGTGGCCAGGCCCCTCCAATTTGTGCGCATAATCTATAATATCGATTACATTTCTCAAGCGATGAAGTGTGGAGCGAATCCAAGTAATGATATGATTGCTGTGACAGGACCCTTAGAAAAAAATCACGTGATTCAATGTACTGCCAAAGAGGCAGACGTTATTTTAAAGGTTTTAGATGAAATTCGTGATGAAGTCGGCGTTGAATCAAACCTCGACATTCCTGAAGAACAAAGTTTATCGAAACTTTACGTCACTAATAAATTGATCGAACTTGTCATTCATTTCCAACGATTTGCGAATAAGAAGGAATGTAAGATGAAGTCAAATCAAGAAATTGAACTTGATCATCGTTATAAAATTTTCAAATATTTATACTCGCATTTGAGTGAAAAATTAACACTTTCGAAACTATCAGGCTTTTTCTATATGAGTGAGTCTGCCATCAGCAAGTACATTTATGATGTAACAGGGTTGTCTTTTACTGCGTTACTTAATGAGATGCGTATTGTGAAATCCTTAGACTTGCTTATTTATACAGGGATGTCACTGAGTGAGATTGCGGAATTGACGGGATTTGCAGATGCATCACATTTATCAAAAGTATATAATGAACGTATTGGAACCACACCGAATGAATATCGTAAGATTTATCGAAATATTCATCAAGTGATTAATGATAAGGAATTAAGTCTTTCTTATCAAGTTTTAAATTACATGTATAACAACTACAAAGAAAACTTAAAAATTCAAGAAGTAGCGGATAAGTTCAACATACCACTTGTTGAGTTAAATTTGATTCTGCTTTTCCAAGTTGAAATGAACTTTGAAGACTTCTTGAATTATCTTAGGATCAATAAGTCGTGTGAGCTCCTCTTATCAACCGATTTGGCGATTGTCGACATCGGCATCGCTGTAGGTTATAACAACAGTAAAACGTTTCATCGAAACTTTGTAAAACAAAAAAACATGACACCAGGCATCTTCCGTAAGTCGGTAACCATGCCAAGTGGTAATGTAGAAGATCCGGTAGAATTAATTCGTGCAACCATTTCCTAA